A DNA window from Arachis duranensis cultivar V14167 chromosome 3, aradu.V14167.gnm2.J7QH, whole genome shotgun sequence contains the following coding sequences:
- the LOC107481689 gene encoding uncharacterized protein LOC107481689, which yields MSTNKMCETISLAILLLVLGSPCSAAFSWKTENKIKTAVHLSPKIEIGPGSVSNKNYYDIDFPRGHVALKGFTAEVVDEAGNSVPLHETYLHHWALIRYRQSKSKLATHASYDPHRVLHVSDSISESGVVRNSGICQGNVLGQYYGIGSETRGTNTDIPDPFGLEIGNPEEGYEEKWMLNIHAIDTRGVEDKLGCTECRCDLYNVTVNEFGKPLPPDYIGGLNCCYHETQCRLKKGFQAPKRSLYLRYTVKWMDWDEYVVPVKIYIIDVTDTLKISDTSSITSSDHDCRVEYEVDPCNTDTKKGNDCLDVKRTRLPFPKGGYVVYGVAHQHSAGIGATLYGQDGRVICTSMANYGTGDEAGNEAGYIVGMTTCYPKPGSVKIIDGEKLTLESNYSSSTRSHTGVMGLFYLLVAEQLPHQHYFTHSSSFFRNRNINNVFN from the exons AT GTCAACCAACAAAATGTGTGAGACGATTTCATTGGCAATACTATTGCTGGTGTTAGGCAGTCCATGCTCAGCTGCTTTTTCTTGGAAGACTGAGAATAAAATTAAGACAGCAGTTCATCTTTCCCCCAAGATTGAAATAGGACCGGGATCGGTTTCGAATAAAAATTACTATGATATTGATTTTCCAAGAGGTCATGTTGCTCTCAAGGGTTTCACTGCTGAAGTTGTTGATGAAGCTGGAAACTCTGTACCCCTCCATGAAACTTACCTCCACCACTGGGCTCTTATAAGATACCGTCAATCCAAGTCCAAACTTGCAACACACGCAAGCTATGATCCTCATCGTGTGCTTCATGTGTCAGACTCAATCTCAGAATCAGGGGTTGTGAGAAATAGTGGCATATGCCAGGGAAATGTTCTTGGACAGTATTATGGAATTGGATCTGAAACAAGAGGAACAAATACGGATATTCCAGATCCTTTTGGGTTAGAAATAGGCAATCCTGAAGAAGGGTATGAGGAGAAATGGATGCTTAATATCCACGCCATCGATACGCGAGGCGTAGAGGATAAGTTGGGGTGCACTGAGTGTAGGTGTGACCTTTATAATGTTACAGTCAATGAATTTGGCAAGCCTTTGCCTCCAGATTACATAGGGGGTTTGAATTGTTGCTATCATGAGACTCAGTGCAGGTTGAAGAAAGGCTTTCAAGctcccaagagaagcctctattTGAGATACACAGTGAAGTGGATGGATTGGGATGAATATGTTGTTCCTGTTAAGATTTATATAATTGATGTGACTGATACTTTGAAAATTTCAGATACTTCAAGTATAACAAGCTCAGATCATGATTGCCGG GTTGAGTATGAAGTAGATCCTTGCAACACAGACACCAAGAAAGGTAATGATTGTCTTGATGTGAAGAGAACAAGGCTCCCATTTCCAAAGGGTGGTTATGTTGTGTATGGTGTAGCTCATCAGCATTCAGCTGGAATTGGAGCAACTCTATATGGACAG GATGGAAGGGTAATATGTACCTCAATGGCAAATTATGGAACTGGAGATGAAGCAGGAAATGAGGCAGGCTACATTGTAGGAATGACCACTTGTTATCCTAAACCAGGTTCTGTAAAGATCATTGATGGCGAAAAATTAACCCTGGAGTCAAACTACAGCAGCAGCACTCGAAGTCACACTGGAGTCATGGGGCTTTTCTACCTACTGGTTGCAGAACAGCTTCCTCATCAACACTACTTCACccattcctcttctttcttcaggAATAGGAATATCAACAATGTATTTAACTAA